One part of the Treponema sp. OMZ 787 genome encodes these proteins:
- the murJ gene encoding murein biosynthesis integral membrane protein MurJ produces MDKVENKNKSLVKSGSKLSLLVFGSRILGLVRQMTMSHFLGTGPLADAFATAFMLPNLFRRLFAENSITVAFIPTFNTYLQKHKDAEESESTKTEINEFLSSIFTLVSFATAVVVTLGIVLSPLIVKIFFENIADYDSTVFLTRIMFPYLFLISVAAFFQGILNGVKIFTPSGFTPILFNIIVISSTYLFAKPFGDPAVAMSYGVVAGGLVQAVFQLPFVLKTGFSFKFTSLAKTLSNPGTKKVLALIGPTIIGMAAYQINDLVSTSLATSAGLGIASSLQYSLRLQELLLGIFAVSIGTVILPEMSALALRKDWEAFQTVLLQAIKVIALITIPATFFSLLSGENLIILIYKSNKFDDTSVKLTLGIFNFHIIGLFAIAANRIIAPAFYAQSDSKSPTIAGIICFAVNILLALILVDPMGGNGVALALTIASFINTVILLFFLKRNKALDVKRLIFPTLLFITKIFAFSIIASIPLYFLKDKIYSPFASFGKIIGQGVPLFISFIIFAGLGAGLLLITKDRTAGIILKRFKKS; encoded by the coding sequence ATGGATAAGGTTGAAAATAAAAACAAATCTCTCGTAAAAAGCGGATCAAAACTTTCTCTTTTGGTTTTTGGGTCAAGAATTTTAGGTCTTGTCCGCCAGATGACGATGTCTCATTTTTTGGGAACGGGGCCCTTGGCGGATGCTTTTGCTACAGCCTTTATGCTGCCCAACCTATTTAGGAGGCTATTTGCCGAAAACAGTATAACCGTTGCTTTTATTCCGACCTTTAATACCTATCTTCAAAAACACAAGGACGCGGAAGAATCCGAAAGCACAAAGACAGAAATAAACGAGTTTTTAAGTTCTATTTTTACCCTTGTAAGTTTTGCAACTGCCGTTGTTGTAACACTGGGCATTGTGCTTTCTCCCCTGATAGTAAAAATCTTTTTTGAGAATATCGCAGATTATGATTCTACCGTTTTTTTAACGCGGATAATGTTTCCGTATTTATTTTTAATTTCGGTTGCTGCATTTTTTCAAGGCATCTTAAACGGAGTAAAGATTTTTACCCCCTCAGGTTTTACGCCTATTTTGTTCAACATAATCGTCATAAGTTCAACATATCTTTTTGCAAAACCCTTCGGAGATCCTGCTGTTGCAATGTCCTACGGTGTTGTTGCAGGCGGTCTTGTTCAGGCTGTTTTTCAGCTTCCCTTTGTTCTAAAAACAGGCTTTAGTTTTAAATTCACAAGCCTTGCAAAAACCCTTTCAAATCCGGGAACAAAAAAAGTGCTTGCCCTTATCGGCCCTACCATAATCGGCATGGCAGCCTATCAGATAAACGACTTGGTTTCCACCTCGCTTGCAACCTCGGCAGGGCTTGGAATAGCTTCGAGCTTACAATACTCTTTGCGCTTGCAAGAGCTATTACTCGGAATCTTCGCAGTTTCGATAGGCACGGTAATTCTCCCTGAAATGTCGGCTCTGGCCTTACGCAAAGATTGGGAAGCCTTTCAAACAGTATTATTGCAGGCAATAAAGGTGATAGCCCTAATCACAATACCGGCAACCTTTTTCTCTCTTTTGTCGGGAGAAAATTTAATTATCCTCATTTATAAGAGCAATAAATTCGATGATACTTCGGTAAAATTAACATTGGGAATTTTTAACTTTCACATAATCGGACTTTTTGCAATCGCTGCAAACAGAATCATCGCACCGGCTTTTTATGCCCAAAGCGATTCAAAGTCACCGACCATCGCAGGAATAATTTGCTTTGCCGTAAATATCCTGCTTGCCCTTATCTTGGTAGACCCCATGGGCGGAAACGGAGTAGCCCTCGCTTTAACAATAGCTTCATTTATAAACACGGTTATTCTTTTATTCTTTTTAAAAAGGAACAAGGCTCTGGATGTAAAAAGACTCATCTTTCCGACTCTTTTATTTATAACAAAAATATTTGCCTTTTCGATTATTGCTTCAATTCCGCTTTATTTTTTAAAGGATAAGATTTATTCTCCGTTTGCTTCATTCGGAAAAATTATCGGTCAGGGAGTTCCGCTTTTTATTTCTTTTATTATTTTTGCGGGGCTTGGGGCCGGTCTTTTGCTTATAACAAAAGACCGAACCGCCGGCATAATTTTAAAACGCTTTAAGAAATCTTAA
- the murD gene encoding UDP-N-acetylmuramoyl-L-alanine--D-glutamate ligase, which produces MQISLENIKNKKVTVMGLGLNGGGVATAQFFARYGAEVTVTDLKTSEELRPSIEKLSSFTNIRFVLGEHRIEDFKEADLVIKNPGVKLEGNIFLETAKQIESDLSVFLALSKAPILAVTGSKGKSSTVSALYYGLKKLGYNAFLGGNITVSPLSFFEETSQNTPVVLELSSWQLADLKTKGLLKPKAAIITPIMPDHLNWYGTMEKYVADKKIIYENMDEADYLICNFDDGWGKIFAEETRANVFWYSEKKLPKECRGVFFNNRQEGICNLNNEERLLLSKDAKVPGLKLKQNVLNAGLALLLYQKFHQAENLKEKKNKDQAEIIRKFMDEYSGIEHRLEFFYEKNGIKFYNDTAATIPEASAAAIEAFDKPPILICGGTNKNLNFIPLAEKAKLTKSIYLLAGSGTDLLIPLLKENSIEYRGPFDSLDSLLLSLKENLEADDIVTLSPGAASFGMFKNEFDRGNKFKEKVKEIFC; this is translated from the coding sequence ATGCAAATAAGCCTAGAAAATATAAAGAATAAAAAAGTAACCGTTATGGGCTTGGGGCTCAACGGCGGCGGGGTTGCGACTGCCCAATTTTTTGCCCGGTACGGAGCCGAGGTTACCGTAACCGATTTAAAAACTTCGGAAGAACTGCGGCCCTCAATCGAAAAATTATCCTCCTTTACAAATATAAGATTTGTACTCGGAGAACACAGAATAGAAGATTTTAAAGAGGCCGATCTTGTTATCAAAAACCCCGGAGTAAAACTTGAAGGAAATATTTTTTTGGAAACCGCAAAACAAATAGAATCGGATCTTTCCGTTTTTCTCGCTCTTTCAAAGGCTCCGATTTTAGCGGTAACCGGAAGCAAGGGAAAGTCTTCAACGGTAAGCGCCCTTTATTACGGGCTTAAAAAATTAGGGTACAATGCTTTTTTGGGCGGGAACATTACGGTCAGCCCCTTGAGTTTTTTTGAAGAAACTTCGCAGAATACTCCCGTGGTGCTTGAGCTTTCCAGCTGGCAGCTTGCCGATTTAAAAACCAAGGGTCTTCTTAAACCAAAGGCTGCGATTATTACGCCCATAATGCCCGATCACTTAAATTGGTACGGCACAATGGAAAAATATGTTGCCGACAAAAAAATCATCTATGAAAATATGGATGAAGCGGATTATCTAATCTGCAACTTTGATGACGGCTGGGGTAAAATTTTTGCAGAAGAAACAAGGGCAAATGTTTTTTGGTATAGCGAGAAAAAATTGCCTAAAGAATGCCGGGGCGTTTTTTTTAATAACCGGCAAGAAGGAATTTGCAATTTAAATAATGAAGAAAGGCTATTACTTTCAAAAGATGCAAAAGTTCCCGGGCTTAAACTTAAACAAAATGTCTTGAATGCAGGTCTCGCTCTTTTGCTTTACCAAAAATTTCATCAGGCAGAAAATTTAAAAGAAAAGAAAAACAAAGATCAAGCTGAGATTATCCGTAAATTTATGGACGAGTATTCGGGAATTGAGCATCGCTTGGAATTCTTTTATGAAAAAAACGGAATAAAATTTTATAACGATACAGCGGCAACAATTCCTGAGGCTTCTGCCGCTGCCATAGAAGCCTTTGATAAACCGCCGATCCTAATTTGCGGCGGAACAAATAAAAATTTAAATTTTATTCCGCTTGCCGAAAAGGCAAAGCTGACTAAAAGCATCTATCTTCTTGCAGGCTCAGGAACGGATCTTTTAATTCCTCTTCTTAAAGAAAACTCGATTGAATATAGAGGCCCCTTTGACAGTTTGGATTCTCTTTTGCTTTCATTAAAAGAAAATTTAGAAGCGGACGATATTGTAACCCTATCACCGGGAGCGGCCTCCTTCGGTATGTTCAAAAACGAATTCGACCGCGGCAATAAATTTAAAGAAAAGGTAAAAGAAATATTTTGCTGA
- a CDS encoding glycosyltransferase family 4 protein gives MKILHCLAQLPMKTGSGVYFSTLVEGMIKKGHENAVLYGTQLPFAEKTFNESLPDNLQGRVKEYPVKFLSDYKQEKTFNEDLPFPIAGMSDIMPYTSTVYSEMSDEMYQKWISGFEKNLLRIREEFNPDVIISHHLFILTSLVKKIFPDKKIIGISHGTDIRQIKQNPWIKERYIQNLDKLDLYFTVSPKDISEVKNIFSANLEKIKLAGGGFNPDIFNDKDRHVFDGTFRLCYAGKISDSKGVFELAKTLPLILKKYPNTELTLVGNASEEQKAALLKNAGCIENLKIENASSQICMCKILKQNDIFILPSYYEALGLVAVEALACGLFAVTTEIEGLINLLGEKINTSGLIEFVKLPRIYDVDKVYEEDKPAFVEALAEKIMLQMERLKSQKDFYSPLAEEIKKHSWESIIDRIEKEIRAI, from the coding sequence TTGAAGATACTTCACTGTCTTGCGCAATTACCGATGAAAACAGGAAGCGGGGTTTATTTTAGCACCCTCGTCGAAGGAATGATAAAAAAAGGACATGAAAATGCCGTTCTTTACGGAACACAACTTCCCTTTGCCGAAAAAACTTTTAATGAATCTTTGCCGGACAATTTACAAGGAAGAGTAAAAGAATACCCTGTTAAATTTTTATCCGATTATAAGCAAGAAAAAACTTTTAATGAAGACCTTCCCTTTCCGATTGCAGGCATGAGTGACATAATGCCCTATACCTCAACAGTTTATTCCGAAATGAGCGATGAGATGTATCAAAAATGGATTTCGGGTTTTGAAAAAAATCTTCTCCGCATAAGAGAAGAATTTAATCCTGATGTCATTATAAGCCATCATCTTTTTATCTTAACCTCTTTGGTAAAAAAAATATTTCCAGACAAAAAAATAATCGGCATAAGCCACGGTACGGATATAAGGCAGATTAAACAAAATCCTTGGATAAAAGAAAGATATATACAAAATTTGGATAAGCTCGATTTATATTTTACGGTAAGCCCTAAGGATATTTCTGAAGTGAAAAATATTTTTTCGGCAAACCTTGAAAAAATTAAATTGGCGGGAGGAGGCTTTAATCCCGACATTTTTAACGATAAGGATAGGCATGTCTTTGATGGAACATTCAGGCTATGCTATGCAGGAAAAATATCCGATTCAAAGGGTGTTTTTGAACTTGCAAAAACACTTCCGCTTATTTTAAAAAAATATCCAAATACGGAATTAACTTTAGTCGGAAATGCAAGCGAAGAACAAAAAGCAGCTCTTTTAAAAAATGCCGGATGCATCGAAAACTTAAAAATAGAAAATGCTTCATCTCAAATCTGTATGTGCAAAATTTTAAAGCAAAACGATATTTTTATTTTGCCGTCGTACTATGAGGCTTTGGGCCTTGTTGCCGTTGAAGCCTTAGCCTGCGGTCTTTTTGCCGTAACAACAGAAATAGAAGGTTTAATAAACCTCCTCGGCGAAAAGATCAACACAAGCGGCCTTATCGAATTTGTAAAACTTCCAAGAATCTACGATGTGGACAAGGTCTATGAAGAAGATAAACCCGCCTTTGTCGAAGCCCTTGCCGAAAAAATAATGCTTCAAATGGAAAGGCTAAAATCTCAAAAAGATTTTTATTCTCCCCTTGCAGAAGAAATAAAAAAACATTCTTGGGAGAGTATTATCGATAGAATTGAAAAGGAGATTAGAGCTATTTAA
- a CDS encoding ABC transporter ATP-binding protein produces MYLELKNLTKTYKEKNAVKNISFNLEKGKLLCLLGPSGCGKSTVLKSIGGFLKPDSGKIILDGKEITNELPENRNVSTVFQSYGLFPHMNVLSNIIYGLKFKKMTKSERIEAGMKMIKTMGLSGYEKKHISELSGGEQQRVALARSLIIKPKLLLLDEPLSNLDAKLRINMRKEIKQIQKEFNITTIFVTHDQSEAFEIADKIILMNNGEIIQEGTAEALYNKPANEFALDFIGANNRIENSYIRPEKIRVFKSLPEDEDSAGFQTAEITNIIFKGEILELFLKTEKEELKAFVLNNDCNYQKDERVYISYIKENLN; encoded by the coding sequence ATGTATCTTGAATTGAAAAACTTAACAAAAACATATAAAGAAAAAAATGCAGTAAAAAATATCAGCTTCAATCTTGAAAAAGGAAAACTCCTCTGTCTTTTAGGTCCTTCCGGCTGCGGAAAAAGTACGGTGCTAAAATCGATAGGAGGCTTTTTAAAACCGGATAGCGGAAAAATAATTCTTGACGGTAAAGAAATTACAAATGAACTGCCTGAAAATCGAAATGTTTCTACAGTATTTCAATCTTACGGACTTTTTCCTCACATGAATGTTTTATCGAATATTATTTACGGTTTAAAATTTAAAAAAATGACTAAGAGTGAGCGTATAGAAGCCGGAATGAAGATGATAAAAACAATGGGCTTATCGGGTTATGAAAAAAAACATATAAGCGAACTTTCCGGCGGAGAGCAGCAGAGGGTAGCCCTTGCTCGTAGCTTGATTATAAAACCCAAACTTCTTTTATTGGATGAGCCCTTGAGCAATTTGGATGCAAAATTAAGAATCAATATGCGTAAAGAGATAAAACAAATTCAAAAAGAATTTAACATCACCACAATTTTTGTTACCCATGATCAAAGCGAGGCTTTTGAAATTGCCGACAAAATTATTTTGATGAACAATGGAGAAATTATTCAGGAAGGAACAGCCGAAGCTCTTTATAATAAACCTGCAAATGAATTTGCTCTTGACTTTATCGGTGCAAACAATAGAATAGAAAACTCATATATCAGGCCCGAAAAAATAAGGGTATTTAAATCCTTACCGGAAGATGAAGACTCTGCCGGCTTTCAAACAGCCGAAATAACAAATATTATTTTTAAGGGTGAGATACTGGAACTTTTTCTTAAAACTGAAAAAGAAGAATTAAAGGCTTTTGTTTTAAATAACGATTGTAACTATCAAAAAGATGAAAGAGTTTACATCAGTTATATTAAGGAGAATTTAAATTGA
- a CDS encoding iron ABC transporter permease, with protein MKQQQMKNNYNRIIDYILILSLISGIFIFIALPFFYVFKQSLVINGNLSFELFEDVFKNHLHLLKNSLSVGFYTTILTAIAGITTALFSYLMPKKIKGLIFLILAVTMISPPFVTALSYINLFGRRGLVSYYLLGISKSPYGITGIVLMQSLSNFSLAALILIGFLNNLDRSQLDSARNLGANTNRLIIDIMLPFLFPAIKSVMLLTFLRSLSDFGTPAIIGGSFNVLATESYFAVIAQGNLGKASAINVLLLIPAIIIFILYQKSFKNISISSHGTASSEIEIKRQGTLFYLISIIAVFFLLWISIQYSSIILSAFTKMKKGKMIFTFSNILETRAHITSTVIRSIVYSLIAAGGGSIIGLLIAYYKQIRKIKIMQAVDFAATLPYIIPGTFFGLGYLLAFNSKPLMLTGTAAIVVLNILFKQLPFSTKIGNAAMEEINIDTLNSIRDLGGKRINEITDAVIPLSKNALGVSFINGFTTTMTTIGSIIFLVYPSQKVLTLVMFDVIQSGYYEIGSVIALLIIIICLIVNLIYFLVLKKK; from the coding sequence ATGAAACAGCAGCAGATGAAAAACAATTACAACAGAATTATAGACTATATCCTCATACTAAGCTTAATTTCAGGTATTTTTATATTTATAGCCCTGCCTTTTTTTTATGTATTTAAACAAAGCCTTGTTATAAACGGAAATCTTAGTTTTGAACTTTTTGAAGATGTTTTTAAAAATCATCTTCACTTATTAAAAAATTCTTTATCGGTTGGCTTTTATACGACGATCCTAACTGCAATTGCAGGAATAACCACGGCCTTATTTTCCTATTTGATGCCTAAAAAAATAAAAGGCCTTATATTCTTGATTTTAGCCGTAACGATGATAAGTCCGCCCTTTGTAACTGCCCTAAGTTATATAAACCTCTTTGGAAGAAGGGGTCTTGTTTCTTATTATCTTTTAGGTATTTCAAAAAGCCCTTACGGAATTACAGGCATCGTGCTCATGCAGTCATTGAGCAATTTTTCGTTAGCGGCTTTAATCTTAATCGGATTTTTAAATAATTTGGACAGATCTCAATTAGATAGTGCTCGCAATCTTGGAGCAAATACAAACCGTTTGATTATTGATATAATGCTCCCCTTTCTTTTTCCGGCAATTAAATCGGTTATGCTCTTAACTTTTTTGAGAAGCTTATCTGATTTTGGAACGCCTGCAATTATAGGCGGCTCTTTTAATGTGCTTGCAACAGAAAGCTATTTTGCGGTAATAGCTCAAGGAAACCTAGGAAAGGCCTCCGCAATAAATGTTCTTCTTTTAATTCCGGCAATTATTATTTTTATTCTTTATCAAAAAAGTTTTAAAAATATTTCCATATCGTCGCACGGTACGGCTTCATCGGAAATTGAAATAAAAAGACAGGGAACTCTTTTTTATCTTATAAGCATAATTGCCGTTTTCTTTTTATTGTGGATAAGCATTCAATATTCTTCTATTATATTATCTGCATTTACAAAGATGAAAAAAGGCAAGATGATTTTTACCTTTTCAAACATTTTAGAAACAAGAGCACATATTACAAGCACGGTAATAAGAAGCATTGTTTACAGTCTTATTGCAGCAGGCGGAGGAAGCATAATAGGCTTGCTTATCGCTTATTATAAACAAATAAGAAAAATAAAAATAATGCAGGCAGTAGATTTTGCGGCAACTCTTCCCTATATAATTCCGGGAACATTTTTTGGACTCGGTTATTTATTGGCCTTTAATTCAAAGCCGTTAATGCTTACAGGAACAGCAGCAATAGTTGTCTTAAACATTTTATTTAAGCAGCTCCCATTTTCTACCAAGATAGGAAATGCTGCAATGGAAGAAATAAACATCGACACCCTAAATTCGATCAGAGATTTAGGCGGTAAAAGAATAAACGAGATTACCGATGCAGTTATTCCGTTAAGCAAAAATGCACTTGGAGTTTCTTTTATAAACGGATTTACAACGACTATGACAACAATAGGTTCAATTATTTTTTTGGTATATCCGAGTCAAAAAGTTTTAACCCTTGTTATGTTCGATGTAATTCAAAGCGGGTATTACGAAATAGGTTCCGTCATTGCCTTGCTTATAATTATAATTTGTTTAATTGTAAATTTAATTTACTTTTTAGTTTTAAAGAAAAAATAA
- a CDS encoding DUF6884 domain-containing protein: MGKKIGLIACSSTKLGEDNPAERYLAKEIYKGHTFILSKEEGLKKYKCEEWYILSGKYGLLDKDDRIPYYDFYLGKQSAEYKKKWAEDVLNKLRSKYDLKNDVFYIFGGKTYYEYLILHLNCVVFAYKNSNCIDLNKTTEYKNGDSDDSKSNRVKK, encoded by the coding sequence ATGGGTAAAAAAATAGGTTTAATTGCTTGCAGCAGTACTAAATTAGGGGAAGACAATCCTGCCGAGAGGTATTTGGCGAAAGAGATATATAAAGGACACACCTTTATACTGTCAAAAGAAGAAGGATTAAAAAAATACAAGTGTGAAGAATGGTATATCCTATCCGGAAAATACGGTCTATTAGATAAAGATGATCGTATTCCATATTATGATTTTTATTTGGGAAAACAATCGGCAGAGTATAAAAAGAAATGGGCGGAAGATGTGTTGAATAAATTAAGATCAAAGTATGATTTAAAAAATGATGTATTCTATATTTTTGGCGGTAAAACATACTATGAGTACTTAATACTGCATTTAAATTGTGTAGTTTTTGCCTATAAAAATAGTAATTGTATTGACTTGAACAAGACAACCGAGTATAAAAATGGAGACTCTGATGATAGTAAAAGCAATAGAGTTAAGAAATAA